The following are from one region of the Amedibacterium intestinale genome:
- a CDS encoding TetR/AcrR family transcriptional regulator: MYEKFLELPEEKQDKIRNAGMEYFGKYGYKKANTQDIADKAGISKGLLFYYFKNKESFYCYLCEFCETIMRKSICYEEFSNIHDFFELFDYGVKVKLELISQYPHIYEFSLTMFLSSQKEDTASSSFVNEMMDTSFEVYFKHMDVSLFKEEIDPKQIYRMMLWMSEGYLLEKQRTGSSFRLLTNYIF; encoded by the coding sequence ATGTATGAAAAATTTCTAGAACTTCCTGAAGAAAAGCAGGATAAAATAAGAAATGCAGGAATGGAATATTTTGGAAAATATGGATACAAGAAAGCCAATACACAGGATATTGCGGATAAAGCAGGGATATCGAAAGGGTTGCTGTTTTATTATTTTAAAAACAAAGAAAGTTTTTATTGTTATTTATGTGAATTTTGTGAAACCATTATGCGAAAAAGTATCTGTTATGAAGAATTTTCAAATATCCATGATTTTTTTGAATTATTTGATTATGGAGTGAAGGTGAAACTTGAACTTATTTCTCAATATCCTCATATTTATGAGTTTTCTTTGACGATGTTTCTTTCCAGCCAAAAGGAAGATACAGCATCCTCTTCGTTTGTTAATGAGATGATGGATACATCTTTTGAAGTCTATTTTAAGCATATGGATGTATCTTTATTTAAAGAAGAAATTGATCCAAAACAAATCTATCGTATGATGCTTTGGATGTCGGAAGGATATTTATTAGAAAAACAAAGAACAGGAAGTTCTTTCAGGTTGTTGACAAACTATATATTTTGA
- a CDS encoding DUF3800 domain-containing protein produces the protein MILFVDETECEDYFIVAGLLTESKAKTDATFKKFKKKIKNFPISPKDKEKIFTEFKSVILDKKYQRIKVCMLEHINTMDYSIYYAVYKKKNNSFYQQEKENVYISLLNKIVSHIDSEIDIIFDTFNKADFELKIIESIKQNNNVLTIVQRDSRLEYGLQFIDNICSIIRHHVYEKDSTLYYLLTNYNTIK, from the coding sequence ATGATATTGTTTGTTGATGAAACAGAATGTGAGGATTACTTTATAGTTGCAGGGTTGTTGACGGAATCCAAAGCAAAAACAGATGCAACATTTAAAAAATTCAAAAAGAAGATAAAGAACTTCCCTATTTCTCCAAAAGATAAAGAGAAAATCTTTACAGAGTTTAAATCCGTAATATTAGATAAAAAATATCAAAGGATAAAAGTGTGTATGCTTGAACATATAAACACAATGGATTATTCCATCTATTATGCTGTTTACAAGAAAAAAAACAATTCGTTTTATCAGCAAGAAAAAGAAAATGTCTATATTTCTTTATTAAACAAAATTGTTTCACATATTGATAGTGAAATAGATATAATTTTTGATACATTTAATAAAGCTGATTTTGAGTTAAAAATAATTGAATCAATAAAACAAAACAATAATGTTTTAACAATTGTCCAACGAGATTCACGATTAGAATATGGTTTGCAATTTATAGATAATATATGCAGTATCATACGTCATCATGTTTACGAAAAAGACAGTACGCTATATTATCTTCTAACAAACTATAATACCATCAAGTAG
- a CDS encoding helix-turn-helix transcriptional regulator: MFAKILGVTRQTIIAIENNKYNPTLELAMKISCFFRVLVEDIFLLEDEKTDAF; encoded by the coding sequence ATATTTGCGAAAATTTTAGGTGTAACTCGTCAGACAATCATTGCGATTGAAAATAACAAGTATAATCCTACATTAGAATTGGCGATGAAGATATCTTGTTTCTTTAGAGTTTTGGTAGAAGATATCTTTCTACTTGAAGATGAAAAGACAGATGCATTCTAA
- the kdpB gene encoding potassium-transporting ATPase subunit KdpB, which translates to MSRETKTKFITKDILGSSIKGAFLKLNPKYMVKNPVMFVVEVGFLISTILIFFPSLFHDEGNNLSLYNAFVAIILFVTLLFANFAESVAEGRGKAQAETLKKTKKDTKARLILEDGSEKIVSASELKKGDIVLVNTGEMIPNDGEIVEGIASIDESAITGESAPVLKESGGDFASVTGGTTVVSDWIKVEITSEPGHSFLDKMISLVEGASRQKTQNEVALNTLLVSLTIIFLIVIVTLYPIASYTGVKIPISTLIALSVCLIPTTIGALLSAIGIAGMDRVTRFNVIAMSGKAVEACGDVDTMILDKTGTITFGNRLASEFVPVEGVSKEELRDVAMLASIKDDTPEGKSTVELAKKLGASIREEDYNDATFVEFSASTKMSGLDTKEHIIRKGAGDAISQYIKEKGGSIPADLNGKVDEISKLGGTPLIVCLDARILGVIYLKDTVKPGLVERFERLRAIGIKTIMCTGDNPLTAATIAAEAGVDGYIAECKPEDKITAIKKEQAEGKIVAMTGDGTNDAPALAQADVGLAMNSGTSAAKEAANMVDLDSDPTKILEVVEIGKQLLITRGSLTTFSIANDIAKYFAIIPAMFTTAIPEMEVLNIMNLASPASAILSALIFNAIIIPFLIPLAMKGVKYKPMSAGKMLGRNMMIYGLGGVICPFIGIKIIDLIVSPLLLMLGM; encoded by the coding sequence ATGAGTCGTGAAACAAAAACAAAATTTATTACAAAAGATATTCTTGGCTCCAGTATCAAAGGTGCTTTCCTAAAACTGAATCCAAAATATATGGTGAAAAATCCAGTTATGTTTGTCGTAGAGGTTGGATTTTTAATCAGTACCATATTGATCTTTTTCCCATCCTTATTCCATGATGAGGGAAACAATCTAAGTTTATATAATGCCTTTGTTGCGATTATCTTGTTTGTTACTTTATTATTCGCAAATTTTGCGGAATCAGTAGCAGAAGGACGTGGAAAAGCACAGGCAGAAACGTTAAAGAAAACCAAAAAGGATACGAAAGCTCGTTTAATCTTAGAAGATGGAAGTGAAAAAATCGTATCTGCTTCCGAACTAAAAAAAGGAGATATCGTACTTGTAAATACAGGAGAAATGATTCCCAATGATGGAGAAATCGTTGAAGGTATTGCCAGTATTGATGAATCTGCAATTACTGGTGAATCTGCTCCGGTATTAAAAGAAAGTGGTGGAGATTTTGCTTCTGTAACAGGTGGTACAACCGTTGTATCTGACTGGATCAAAGTAGAAATTACATCAGAACCGGGACATTCTTTCCTTGATAAGATGATTTCTTTGGTAGAAGGAGCTTCTCGTCAAAAAACACAAAATGAAGTTGCATTAAATACACTTCTTGTTTCTTTGACGATCATTTTCTTGATTGTTATTGTTACTTTATATCCTATTGCCAGCTATACAGGTGTGAAAATTCCTATTTCAACATTAATTGCTTTATCTGTTTGTTTAATTCCAACAACCATCGGTGCTTTGTTAAGTGCGATTGGAATAGCCGGTATGGATCGTGTTACACGTTTTAATGTCATCGCAATGAGTGGAAAAGCAGTAGAAGCTTGTGGTGATGTAGATACGATGATCTTGGATAAGACAGGGACAATTACATTTGGAAATCGTTTGGCTAGTGAATTTGTTCCAGTTGAAGGGGTAAGCAAAGAAGAATTGCGTGATGTGGCAATGCTTGCATCAATTAAAGATGATACACCTGAAGGAAAATCAACTGTAGAACTTGCGAAAAAACTTGGTGCTTCTATTCGTGAAGAAGATTATAATGATGCGACATTTGTGGAATTTAGTGCTTCTACGAAAATGAGTGGGCTGGATACAAAAGAACACATCATTCGTAAAGGTGCAGGAGATGCAATTTCTCAATATATTAAAGAAAAAGGTGGAAGTATCCCTGCTGATTTGAATGGAAAAGTAGATGAAATATCAAAATTGGGTGGTACACCCTTGATCGTATGTCTTGATGCTCGTATTCTTGGGGTAATTTATTTAAAAGATACGGTAAAACCAGGTCTTGTAGAACGTTTTGAAAGACTTCGTGCGATTGGTATTAAAACCATTATGTGTACTGGAGATAATCCATTAACAGCAGCAACGATTGCCGCAGAAGCAGGGGTAGATGGTTATATCGCAGAATGTAAACCGGAAGATAAAATTACGGCGATAAAAAAAGAACAGGCAGAAGGAAAAATTGTTGCGATGACTGGAGATGGAACAAACGATGCTCCTGCACTTGCACAGGCGGATGTAGGTTTGGCTATGAACAGTGGTACCTCTGCTGCAAAAGAAGCTGCCAACATGGTAGATTTGGACAGCGATCCTACGAAGATTTTGGAAGTTGTAGAAATTGGAAAACAATTGTTGATTACTCGTGGTTCTTTAACTACTTTCTCGATAGCCAATGATATTGCGAAATACTTTGCCATTATTCCAGCGATGTTTACAACAGCAATTCCAGAAATGGAAGTACTCAATATTATGAATTTAGCAAGTCCTGCCAGTGCGATTCTTTCTGCTTTGATTTTTAATGCTATTATTATTCCATTTTTAATTCCTCTGGCAATGAAAGGTGTAAAATATAAACCAATGAGTGCTGGAAAAATGTTAGGACGTAACATGATGATTTATGGACTTGGTGGTGTTATCTGTCCATTTATTGGAATTAAAATCATTGATTTGATCGTATCTCCATTATTATTGATGTTAGGTATGTAG
- a CDS encoding putative ABC transporter permease, whose product MDVKKFAQGYNLYKLIWIFLISSFIGACIEIVWCYFAMGKLMSRSSLLYGQFSVVWGFGCVLLTILLHKLQGKKDLFIFLTGALAGGLYEYVCSVFTEVFFGVRFWDYSDIAFNINGRINLLFCLFWGIIAVVWIQKIYPFLSCHIEKIPIRLGKLLTVVLSAFLFFDIVLSTMALGRAYHRHLQMEAHNAVEIFLDNKYTDTYLAKRYQNMFPK is encoded by the coding sequence ATGGATGTAAAAAAATTTGCCCAGGGATATAACTTATATAAACTTATTTGGATATTTTTAATTTCTTCTTTTATTGGTGCATGTATCGAAATTGTATGGTGTTATTTTGCTATGGGAAAACTAATGAGTCGAAGCAGTCTTTTATATGGCCAATTTTCTGTTGTATGGGGGTTTGGCTGTGTTTTATTAACGATTTTACTGCATAAACTGCAAGGAAAAAAAGATTTGTTTATTTTTCTTACAGGCGCATTGGCAGGGGGACTTTATGAATATGTATGCAGTGTTTTTACAGAGGTATTCTTTGGTGTTAGATTTTGGGATTACAGTGATATAGCATTCAATATAAATGGACGAATCAATCTTTTGTTTTGTCTGTTTTGGGGAATTATCGCGGTTGTTTGGATACAGAAAATTTATCCTTTTTTATCTTGTCATATTGAAAAGATTCCTATACGTCTTGGTAAGTTATTAACAGTCGTTTTATCTGCATTTCTTTTCTTTGATATTGTTCTTTCCACAATGGCATTAGGCAGAGCATATCATAGACATCTGCAAATGGAAGCACATAATGCAGTAGAAATCTTTTTGGATAATAAATATACAGATACCTATTTAGCAAAACGTTATCAGAATATGTTTCCCAAATGA
- a CDS encoding LURP-one-related/scramblase family protein, which translates to MKLLFKQRFFSWFDSYDIYDEEGNVVYTVKGQLSWGHCLKIFDKNGTEIGMVKEVVFSFLPKFEIYIGNTYRGCIHKEFSFFTPRYNIDYNGWHVEGNFLEWDYKILSQSGNHVAAISKQLLNWTDTYVIDVSNPQDALNALMLVLAIDAEKCSRN; encoded by the coding sequence ATGAAACTCTTATTTAAACAGCGATTTTTCTCATGGTTTGACAGCTACGATATTTATGATGAGGAAGGGAATGTCGTTTATACAGTAAAGGGGCAATTATCATGGGGACATTGTTTAAAAATCTTTGATAAAAATGGAACTGAAATTGGTATGGTGAAAGAAGTTGTTTTTAGTTTTCTTCCTAAATTTGAAATATATATAGGGAATACTTATCGAGGGTGTATTCATAAAGAGTTTAGCTTTTTTACACCTAGATATAATATTGATTACAATGGCTGGCATGTAGAAGGTAATTTTCTTGAGTGGGATTATAAAATTTTAAGTCAAAGTGGAAATCATGTTGCTGCTATATCAAAACAGTTACTAAATTGGACAGATACGTATGTAATTGATGTATCAAATCCACAAGATGCGTTAAATGCTTTGATGCTTGTATTAGCGATTGATGCGGAAAAATGTTCTAGAAATTAA
- the kdpF gene encoding K(+)-transporting ATPase subunit F, with translation MKSKSINKRGDICTMWLLVIMIAALAGYLVYALVNPEKF, from the coding sequence ATGAAAAGCAAATCAATAAATAAGAGAGGGGATATTTGCACTATGTGGTTATTAGTTATTATGATTGCGGCACTTGCCGGATATTTGGTTTATGCATTGGTTAACCCTGAAAAATTTTAA
- a CDS encoding IS110 family RNA-guided transposase, which produces MEGPIISIDVSNGCSHFRCFIDRNKAFGKVHKIKHDVDGFQYLLDCMERLNEKTNEEVCVVYEATGVYTKPLTRFLNKHKVRHYMVNPLQAAKMRKTDLHSKKTDKNDPNSIAKVYYDKDLYEYADEEPIYHTLRVMNRNYEDQLDHLRKYKVTFQNILCIVFPGYGSLFKNPYCDIALAILKKYPHPDMIRNKKPETVANYIEKHTCHHKDSCLKWAVKVIEYANKTYPGCDKDEIEVIELLRIIKELEVCIASCDTQLNEMVQLAEQLPNYFLILSIDGIGPNLACRILAEIGDIKRFGNTKQLISYAGIDPHISQSGDVDGLHLSISKKGNKRLRCLLYLAVTCNLRLKKENDPIQQFYKKKKQQSVPLKPKAARVACTNKLLRIIYGMCNNGCSYQK; this is translated from the coding sequence ATGGAAGGACCAATTATTAGTATTGATGTATCGAATGGATGCAGCCATTTCAGATGTTTCATCGATAGAAACAAAGCATTTGGGAAGGTACATAAGATCAAACACGATGTGGACGGATTTCAATATTTGCTGGATTGTATGGAAAGATTAAATGAAAAGACAAATGAAGAAGTATGTGTTGTATATGAAGCTACAGGAGTATATACAAAACCTTTGACCCGATTTTTGAACAAGCATAAGGTAAGACATTATATGGTAAATCCTCTTCAAGCTGCCAAGATGAGAAAAACAGACCTTCATAGCAAGAAAACAGACAAAAATGACCCTAACAGCATAGCTAAGGTTTATTACGACAAGGATCTATATGAATATGCAGATGAGGAACCAATCTATCATACCTTGCGAGTAATGAACCGTAATTATGAGGATCAGCTGGATCATTTAAGGAAATACAAAGTGACATTTCAAAATATATTGTGCATCGTATTTCCGGGATACGGCAGCTTATTTAAAAATCCTTACTGTGATATTGCCTTAGCAATTCTTAAAAAATATCCTCACCCTGATATGATAAGAAACAAGAAGCCGGAAACGGTTGCCAATTATATCGAAAAGCATACATGTCATCACAAGGATTCCTGTTTGAAATGGGCTGTTAAAGTCATAGAATATGCCAATAAGACATATCCAGGCTGTGATAAGGATGAAATAGAAGTAATTGAACTGCTGCGAATCATCAAAGAATTAGAAGTTTGTATCGCTTCATGTGATACCCAGTTAAATGAGATGGTTCAATTAGCAGAACAATTGCCGAATTATTTTCTTATCTTAAGCATAGATGGGATAGGACCAAATCTAGCTTGTCGTATACTAGCTGAGATAGGCGATATAAAACGTTTCGGTAATACAAAGCAGCTCATCTCATATGCAGGGATCGATCCACATATCAGTCAGTCTGGCGATGTAGATGGACTGCATCTATCCATTTCAAAAAAAGGAAACAAAAGGCTTCGTTGTTTACTCTATCTGGCAGTTACATGTAATCTTCGTCTAAAAAAAGAAAATGACCCAATCCAACAATTCTATAAAAAGAAAAAGCAGCAATCCGTCCCATTAAAACCGAAAGCTGCTCGTGTTGCATGTACCAATAAATTACTGCGAATAATTTATGGCATGTGCAATAATGGTTGTTCATATCAGAAATAA
- the kdpC gene encoding potassium-transporting ATPase subunit KdpC, translated as MKNFLNHFKTAFIFTIAMLVLCGLIYPLALTGASQLIFPKQANGSKLEVDGKVVGAKFVGQDFTDERLFHCRPSAYNYNTYTEEQKENGEYSGVASGSNNYAPSNPELEKRIAEDVEKFMKENPTVKKEDIPSDIVTASGSGLDPHISVEAANVQIDRVVKNSKLPKEKVEELIKNNTDGKVFGIFGEDKVNVVTLNLELAQEIGMM; from the coding sequence ATGAAAAACTTTTTAAATCATTTTAAAACAGCATTTATATTTACGATTGCTATGCTTGTTCTATGCGGTCTTATATATCCATTGGCTTTAACAGGTGCATCTCAGCTTATCTTTCCAAAACAGGCAAATGGAAGCAAGCTGGAAGTAGATGGGAAAGTGGTAGGCGCAAAATTTGTTGGACAGGATTTTACAGATGAGCGATTATTCCACTGCAGACCTTCTGCGTATAATTACAATACGTATACAGAAGAACAAAAAGAAAATGGGGAATATAGTGGAGTCGCTAGTGGAAGTAACAACTATGCACCAAGCAATCCGGAATTAGAAAAAAGAATTGCAGAAGATGTAGAAAAATTTATGAAAGAAAATCCTACAGTAAAAAAAGAAGATATTCCAAGTGATATCGTAACAGCATCTGGTTCAGGATTAGATCCTCATATCTCTGTAGAAGCTGCCAATGTGCAGATTGATCGTGTTGTGAAAAACAGCAAACTTCCTAAAGAAAAAGTAGAAGAATTGATTAAAAATAATACAGATGGAAAAGTTTTCGGAATTTTTGGTGAAGATAAAGTGAATGTCGTTACCTTGAATTTAGAACTTGCACAGGAAATTGGGATGATGTAA
- a CDS encoding D-alanyl-D-alanine carboxypeptidase family protein, with protein sequence MKKKKIVIMVLILLIVCCMGILFYLLNSISLKTKKLTFEYGSPIQITANQILDTTDSSILSSFEIEEIEKEKGKNYPSAGTYDVKVTYKNGFLKYKNKLQIVVEDTKKPVFTRADKEIYVPLGEKNYAYDKHFKVSDVSDYKLQFQTDEINVSKPGKYSMIVTAVDTSGNKETTTSTVIVQEKKYDSVQIEPTYVNGILIVNKKHPLPKDYAPMENPEAKQQLQKMIQDMQKEGLNVSNHYSGYRSYEYQKNLYESYVNAYGKKEADTFSARAGYSEHQSGLAFDLLSNDGNLIETQPEANWIEENAHLYGFIVRYQKGKEEISGYMAEPWHIRYIGEKATEIWKLNVTLEEYLGVEGGDYEK encoded by the coding sequence ATGAAAAAGAAAAAAATTGTCATCATGGTTTTGATTCTGTTAATCGTATGTTGTATGGGGATTCTTTTTTATTTGTTAAATTCTATTTCTTTAAAAACAAAGAAGTTAACTTTTGAATATGGAAGTCCTATACAAATTACTGCTAATCAAATATTAGATACAACAGATTCATCTATTCTTTCTTCGTTTGAGATTGAGGAAATAGAAAAAGAGAAGGGGAAAAACTATCCATCAGCAGGAACATATGATGTAAAGGTAACTTATAAAAATGGATTTTTGAAGTATAAGAATAAACTGCAAATTGTTGTTGAAGATACAAAAAAACCAGTATTTACAAGAGCGGATAAGGAAATTTATGTTCCTTTAGGAGAGAAAAACTATGCTTATGATAAACATTTTAAGGTGAGTGATGTAAGTGACTATAAGTTACAATTTCAAACGGATGAAATCAATGTATCCAAACCTGGAAAATATTCTATGATTGTTACAGCAGTGGATACAAGTGGAAATAAGGAAACGACAACCAGTACTGTGATCGTACAAGAAAAGAAATACGATTCTGTACAAATAGAACCAACATATGTGAATGGGATTTTGATTGTGAATAAAAAACATCCACTACCTAAAGATTATGCACCTATGGAAAATCCTGAGGCAAAACAGCAATTGCAAAAGATGATTCAGGATATGCAGAAGGAAGGTCTTAATGTAAGCAATCATTATAGTGGATATCGAAGCTATGAATATCAGAAAAATCTTTATGAGTCTTATGTAAATGCTTATGGTAAAAAAGAAGCAGATACATTTTCCGCAAGGGCAGGATATTCTGAACACCAAAGTGGACTTGCGTTTGATTTACTGTCTAATGATGGTAATTTGATAGAAACACAGCCGGAAGCAAATTGGATAGAAGAAAATGCACATCTTTATGGGTTTATTGTTCGCTATCAAAAAGGAAAAGAAGAAATCAGCGGTTATATGGCAGAACCTTGGCATATACGTTATATTGGAGAAAAAGCTACAGAAATTTGGAAATTAAATGTAACTTTGGAGGAATATTTAGGTGTAGAAGGTGGAGATTACGAAAAATAA
- the tgt gene encoding tRNA guanosine(34) transglycosylase Tgt — MTEYKNNNTFSFEITKKIPGKLGRAGIIHTPHGDIKTPAFMCVGTHGEVRFVSMEDLKSINAQAMLSNGYHLRNISPEIAEKGGLSSWSGWDGPTLTDSGGFQVMSLGSGCGKVVSMKRELNVTNAKEEDRLAHVSEDGVQFRDPFTGEDDFIGPEESMQIQCRIGADIHMAYDELTSLADSYEYNVEALARTERWAQRSLEEHKKHRDDLGYRQSLYGVIQGGRWEDLRRSTCKKFAKMDFDGYGLGGAFLKESLGEILRWCNEELPEGKPRHLLGLSHPDDILIGTEMGADTFDCVAPTREARHGKLYTKYGTFNLAKFRDSEELIDEHCDCPTCQAGWTRGKLRELWKSQNQEDKRQYFNLASMHNLRFIIRLTEEAREAILNDTFEEYKKEFLANYYPKKEK; from the coding sequence ATGACAGAATATAAAAATAACAATACATTTAGTTTTGAAATAACGAAAAAAATTCCGGGTAAGCTTGGGCGTGCTGGAATTATACATACACCACATGGAGATATTAAAACACCTGCATTTATGTGTGTTGGAACACATGGGGAAGTTCGTTTTGTTTCTATGGAGGATTTAAAAAGTATCAATGCACAGGCAATGTTAAGCAATGGTTATCACTTGCGTAATATTTCCCCGGAAATTGCGGAAAAAGGCGGATTATCCAGCTGGTCAGGATGGGATGGTCCAACATTGACAGATTCAGGTGGATTTCAAGTTATGTCACTTGGTTCTGGATGTGGAAAAGTTGTCAGTATGAAACGTGAATTGAATGTTACCAATGCGAAAGAAGAGGATCGTTTGGCACATGTTAGTGAAGATGGTGTACAATTCCGTGATCCTTTTACGGGAGAAGATGATTTTATAGGACCTGAAGAATCTATGCAGATACAATGTCGTATAGGTGCAGATATTCACATGGCTTATGATGAATTAACTTCTCTTGCGGATAGTTATGAATATAATGTGGAAGCATTGGCTCGAACAGAAAGATGGGCACAGAGAAGCCTGGAGGAACATAAAAAACATCGTGATGATTTAGGTTATCGTCAATCTTTGTATGGTGTCATTCAGGGTGGAAGATGGGAAGACTTGCGACGCTCTACCTGTAAAAAATTTGCGAAGATGGATTTTGACGGATATGGATTAGGCGGAGCTTTCTTAAAGGAAAGTCTTGGAGAAATTTTACGCTGGTGTAATGAAGAACTTCCAGAAGGAAAACCTCGTCATTTACTTGGGCTTTCGCATCCGGATGATATTTTGATTGGTACAGAGATGGGAGCCGATACGTTTGACTGCGTTGCCCCAACACGTGAGGCAAGACATGGAAAGCTGTATACGAAGTATGGGACATTTAATCTTGCGAAATTTCGAGATAGTGAAGAACTGATTGATGAGCATTGTGATTGTCCAACTTGTCAGGCAGGATGGACAAGAGGAAAATTAAGAGAATTGTGGAAATCACAAAACCAGGAAGATAAACGTCAATATTTTAATCTTGCATCTATGCATAATCTTCGTTTTATTATCCGTTTGACAGAAGAAGCACGTGAAGCTATTTTAAACGATACTTTTGAAGAGTATAAAAAAGAGTTTTTGGCAAATTATTATCCAAAGAAAGAAAAATAA
- a CDS encoding potassium-transporting ATPase subunit KdpA, whose amino-acid sequence MLQILCTLLIFMVIIFPIGMYVYHITTYKKSFADPVFDRVDHVIYKVFRIDTSNMNWKQYACALLLVNACMVLVGYLLLRIQSVLFLNPNGIDNMEQTLSFNTIISFMTNTNLQHYSGESGLTYLSQMVVIIMMMFTSAATGYAACVAMVRGLLGKPMGNFYVDFTRITTRFLLPAAFLVGLFLVFQGVPQTLAANFTVETIEGKLQDIASGPIAALESIKHLGTNGGGFLGANSSTPLENPTILSDLVELFSMMVLPAACVFTFGHMAYDKAQERKALRKDSSAIVSDENKKRVWLGKEGRTIFVAMGILFLIGLGVCYWAESQGNAAVAANGITQTLGSMEGKEVRFGVAQSSLFTTVTTSFTTGTVNNMHDTLTPLGGMVPLLHMMLNVVFGGAGVGLMNMLIYAIIAVFICGLMIGRTPEYLGKKIEGKEMKLAALCIIIHPLLILGFSAIAVACQAGLEGITNPGYHGLSQVLYEFASSAANNGSGFEGLADNSYFWNITTGMAMFFGRYLSIIIQLAIAGSLFNKMDINESVGTLKTNTWTFAIVLVFVVYIFAALTFLPSLALGPIAEALTIGI is encoded by the coding sequence ATGTTACAGATACTTTGTACTTTGCTTATCTTTATGGTGATTATATTCCCAATTGGAATGTATGTTTATCATATCACCACATATAAAAAAAGTTTTGCAGATCCAGTTTTTGATAGAGTAGATCATGTGATTTATAAAGTATTTCGAATTGATACTTCAAATATGAACTGGAAACAGTATGCATGTGCATTATTGTTAGTAAATGCATGTATGGTACTTGTTGGATATTTACTTTTACGTATACAATCTGTTTTATTCTTAAATCCAAATGGGATTGATAATATGGAACAGACATTATCTTTCAATACGATTATTTCCTTTATGACAAATACGAATTTACAACATTATTCTGGTGAATCCGGATTGACGTATTTATCACAGATGGTCGTTATTATTATGATGATGTTTACTTCAGCGGCTACAGGTTATGCGGCTTGCGTGGCAATGGTTAGAGGTTTGTTAGGAAAACCTATGGGAAACTTCTATGTTGATTTTACACGTATCACAACTCGTTTCTTGTTGCCGGCTGCATTTCTTGTTGGTTTGTTCCTTGTATTTCAGGGCGTACCACAAACATTAGCTGCGAATTTTACAGTCGAAACGATAGAAGGAAAATTACAGGATATTGCCAGCGGACCGATTGCGGCTCTTGAATCTATTAAGCATTTAGGAACAAATGGGGGAGGGTTCTTGGGAGCTAACTCATCAACTCCATTGGAAAATCCAACGATTTTGAGTGATCTTGTGGAATTATTCTCTATGATGGTATTGCCTGCTGCCTGTGTATTTACATTTGGTCATATGGCTTATGATAAAGCACAGGAAAGAAAAGCTTTAAGAAAAGATTCTTCTGCTATTGTATCTGATGAAAATAAAAAACGTGTTTGGCTAGGTAAGGAAGGACGTACAATTTTTGTTGCCATGGGGATATTATTCTTAATTGGTCTTGGTGTTTGTTACTGGGCAGAAAGTCAGGGAAATGCAGCTGTTGCAGCAAATGGCATTACACAAACATTGGGAAGCATGGAAGGAAAAGAAGTACGTTTTGGGGTTGCACAGTCTTCTTTATTTACAACTGTAACAACATCCTTTACAACAGGTACGGTTAATAACATGCATGATACGTTAACACCATTAGGCGGTATGGTTCCATTATTGCACATGATGTTAAATGTTGTCTTTGGCGGTGCTGGTGTTGGTTTGATGAACATGTTGATTTATGCAATTATCGCTGTATTTATTTGTGGATTGATGATTGGGCGTACACCAGAATATTTAGGAAAGAAAATTGAAGGAAAAGAAATGAAGCTTGCGGCTTTATGTATCATTATTCATCCTTTGCTGATTTTGGGATTCTCGGCAATTGCAGTAGCTTGTCAGGCAGGTTTAGAAGGTATTACAAATCCAGGATATCATGGCCTTTCTCAGGTATTGTATGAATTTGCATCATCTGCGGCAAACAATGGTTCAGGTTTTGAAGGTTTGGCAGATAATTCTTACTTCTGGAATATTACAACAGGTATGGCAATGTTTTTTGGAAGATATTTATCTATTATCATTCAGTTGGCAATTGCAGGAAGTTTATTTAATAAGATGGATATCAATGAATCGGTTGGTACATTAAAAACAAATACTTGGACATTTGCGATTGTTTTAGTCTTTGTTGTATATATCTTTGCGGCATTGACATTCTTGCCATCTTTGGCATTAGGTCCAATTGCGGAAGCATTAACGATTGGAATATAA